Within Dromaius novaehollandiae isolate bDroNov1 chromosome 8, bDroNov1.hap1, whole genome shotgun sequence, the genomic segment GCTATATATTTATGTACCTACTGCAGCTCATGAGCTGCAACCATGGTTGCACAGATAATACAATCgatgaaagaacaaaatatttgagAGACAGTCAGTTCTGTTACAAGCCAAACACAGAAACTGCAAGAACCCTAATCATTTTTCACAAACACAGTTAAAGTGTAATTAGATTGACATAACCAAGCTCTAACATATGAAATAAACTAAATTAAAACTTAACTTCATTCAGATACGGAATGTATTAAGTTATGCGTTGGTCAACATTTTCATAATCTGTGATGCAGTTTAATCTGGTTCTCAGATACTGTATTTACCTGTGTTAGCTTCCTCTGCTATATGTATATCTTCAGCTTGCACAGCTTGATCCAACAGCTCAACAAAACGTTCTTGAATTTCTCCAGCGGCCTCATCACGAAACTTATAATCACTGAGCATCACACTGGATCCAGCAACAGGGACAAATAGTCTTTGAGGTAAAACACGATATTCCCTCTCAAAATCTAGaagaaaagtggggaaaaaaaataccatctAAATAAAGACCTTGCTAGTTACGATAAGATTCCTCATTAATCTCTGCCATCAGACAAAGCTGTTCCAAAAGAACTGCTCAAGGTTTTCCATGTAATACGCCTGATTTCAGACATGGCTTGTTTACTTGTTACTGTTTCATGAAAGTTTTGGCTGCTATCATACTGATTTATGCTTTTACATTACTCTCTCCAGAATTAGCCAAGAGACCTCCAAAACAGACCATGAAACGTTAAACAGATCTTCTATCATGTTTAGAATGACTAGGAAAAGACTCTGGGAAAGACTGCAGATAGGGGTACACACAGAATAGCCTGTTAGTTCAGCACCACAAAGGACTGCAATCAGTGGGCTGTTCTTTGCCACACTTGCAGCCGTGGACTACGGGTGCCAtctaaagaggaaaatgaaaactgcatgCAATTGAAAACATCAAGATCATGATTTAATCGTGGAGTTTGGACAAAGTCAGCAAAAACCAGTATTTAGAATGCTTTTATATTACACTGTATATTCAACACCATAATGAACTGTGTTATCCTAAAGCAAACAAAGATTCCGAACATGAATCATTGTTCCTTATACAATCAACctgcttccatttcttttctatttttaccgAAATCATTATGAAAGACCATGCCTTTCAAAAAGCTCTCCTTTATGTAAGGCATACAAATTGATATTTAActaattacacacacacacacacacacacacacttcccctCTAGTTTTTAATATGATCAAGATAGGAAGTTTTATTTTCATGAGATCAATTTGCATTGCGTTCTGGCCTTTGTACAGTCCTCTGTTAAATTCAAACTAACACAGTCCAGCAATTCATGATGCTGAAAGTGTCATATGATCTATTACTTTAAATGACAGCAGACCTGTAAAATGAAATGTGATGAAATGAAATCAGGAGAGAGAGACAACACAGATGATATACTTGTACAGctagttagaaaaaaaagaatcagattaCTTGTTCATGCCATAATCACCACATACAGTGCTTTATTTAATGTAGATGAATTATTAAATCTCAGAGTTTGTGAACTAGCATTCATAACACAGCTGACAAATAAGACTATCCAAAGTCCTGTTCAACTGGTTCTTTTAATCTTGCCAAGTTTTAGCACATCTTTCATTTGAGTATTAGTAGGAACACGataagagtgatttttttttttaaatatgttaagTTACAGGTAGGAGTTCAGCAACAAGATTTtgattagaattaaaaaaaaaaaaaaatcacagtcagTGAGAAATAAGGTGAAACTACACTTTGTGGTCATGGAATTCTGAACACAGACTTTGTAGGAAAACTGTGATACCAAGGAACATAATCTGAACTTGACTAAACTTCTCCTGAACCAAAAAGGTCAGGACCAACAAACAAAAATTGTgctatttgctttttattctatTCTGTGGTGAGATTTCATTATGTTAGCAGAATTTCCTGCAAGAACCAAAATTCACTGCATATATGATAACTTGCTTTCTCTTCAAGTTCCTACTTTTTTTGCCAAGTCCTTCATTTATAATGAGGTCTTCAAACAATATTTCACAACGATCGCTCAATGTGTTTATTATATCTCTTTTCAAAGCCtgcaaagacaaaagcaaaaacataagCAGTATAAAAACCATTCACAAAGCTTCTGactgttaaaaaaacccaacaaaagtAGTCCCCCGTAGGCTTAACCCATTTTCAAAGAATAGTTATTCAGAAAAAACCCTAAAGACAATAAAGTGACAAAAAGAAACTAATAtcaaaaggattaaaataaagacaacaacaaaaaacccaaaacaccagAGGAAATTTTTACTATTGTTAGAGTAACAACTGATAACATCTGGAcattactataaaaaaaaatcacaaggcaTTGACTCAGTAAGGAACAAAGTCGTTCAATAAATAAAACTGCCTTATGTACAAAAATATGTAGTTCGCaggattttcttaattttaagatGATTTGTATCACCCTAATCACTTTGATGGTTGTGCAAAGATTCACCAGATAATAACCTTAACAATAGGAGACAGTATCTGCTAAAGATGAAAAAAGGAACTGAACCcgtcacatacacacacacaaatggatTCTAAAACAATCCTTATGTTCAAGGGAGAGAATATTTTGACCCCCACTTAGACCATGCCATTCTGTCAAAGAAAAACTAGTATGACAACTTTCcattttcaggaaaacatctcCAATGAATTTAATAACTTTTCTCTACCTGAATAGCTTCTTTAACTTTTGGCTTGTTGTTATGAATGTAGGCTCTGCATTTCACAGCACCTTTAAGATTTATGGAACCACTGCAGACCTGGACTGTAGCTGTTGATCTACGATTTGAACCCTGGGACTGAAAAATAGGCATGTTTCAGTTTATCTTGTTACCTAGGCACTTGCAGCATGGCTAACAAGCAGCAGCACTAAAATTTATATCATATCTTAAGATGTTTACATGTAATCTCATAATATATACCGCTGACTTTTTAGTTAAGAttgaaaatctctctcttttttcattatgtaaaacacatttatttttctagacACTCCATTTCTAgtgatttaaatatttctgtctgtaggaGTTCTGAAATTTTTCAGCCAAGTGGCCAGTCACTAGTATCAGTATTACAATCCGGCAACCTTTAAgatctttgttttaaattatgGAGTTCATATGCTTACTATATAATGTATAACCTAGGATATCTTGAGGGTCATCCATCAGTCACGACTAAATTCTAAATTTGGTCATATTTAGAACTAATTACCAAAATGAACAGTACATTGGACGTAGTGCTCTAAGACAACATCTTGAAATGTGGGGATTTTTGTGTAGCAAAGATGATGAGATTCACAAACCAAGCTAGAATTCCAGTATGGAAGGGATATTTTTAAGTGTTAAcaacagggaaaaacaaaacacttaattTTAAAGCTAAAGAGAATTATTGGTTTACACCATTttaatcagaaggaaaacaggcaTGACTTCTGCAAGAAATGCACAAACTACTTAATCTAACATAAAaagctttcctttctctgtgaGGCAATTAACTATTGGAACAATGCAACAACAGAAGTAACAAGCTGCTCCTCAAGTTTTAAAggtatttcatgtatttttaaaaggtaaaagtTGTTGCTCAATACAAATTTAGAGAATCCAGAAACAACCTGACAAACTGGAATGGCCTGTGTTGCATAGGAAGCCTAGAAACCAATGGCTAGACACATTTTGACTTTAAGACCTAGACTGGGGCACCTAATTCAGGGGCTGAATCTCCATAACCTCTCTTGCTATTAAAGAAACTCCTGACACAGACCAGACAGCTCCAGATTATGATTCAGCCCACAAGATCCGTATGTTAGTCCAAAACTAGTGACTGAGCTTCTAATGAAAGTATCCAGGTAAGTGTCCATAGCTAGCCATGACAAATCAAGGCACGGGGTTCATGAACTTCACCATCATGACTTATCACTGATTGAAATCAATGTACCCAGGTAGGTTCAGGTGTCCTGCTGTCAAAGCAGTTAAATCTACTCTACTATAAGAATTCCCAAAGACATGAAACACATGGAGCTGTCCACAGTCAACATCTGGAGGTAAAACCTCTTAGAATAAAGTACATTAGATTTCTAGACAATAGTTtagaatattcttttattttcttactctATTTTAATCAGATAGTAGTTTTTAAACTAACCTCTATGCTAAATACTTACCAGCTGTGTCAGAACCTTGACATCAGAAAACTGAGTGCTGGACTGAATATTTCCTCTTAACTTTttctgagagaaaagaaataaatgtgtcATATGAAACAGGAAAATCTGTCCAAACCAACCATGCCAAGCTATTTTATAGTCATCCTAGTATAAAATGTGCCCTAAGTTCTTGTTTTTAAGGGAGAAAAATGACATATGGAAAGCACCCATGAGAATATAAGTAGCAACGCTAAAAACAGAGATGAATGTAGCAGTCAAACAAGGTTTCTCCACTTTCTTAGATGTTTAGATGTCTTAGAAATCTCAACGTCTACATTTAATCCTGAGTCTTCAATGAAGTAGTAAAGCTGGAgacaatataaagaaaaaacGTAGTCAGTCTTCACCTATAATTACTGCTTTCACGTTGCTCAAGAAAGAAGAGAGGATTTCCAGTAAGACGGGAAAATGGAGAGTCCTGTGCATCAGTTATTTGAAATAGGCCGATTAGATCtacagatattgtacagaagaCCTTTCAATCACTGTATTATCACACTGAAGATTTTGAATTGCACATTTATTAAAATTCAATTCCTTGTTGCATGGCACTCACCAGACCTTCCAGTAGTTCTGTATCATTATCTTTAACTTGTCCATTGATCAGAAAAACACTGTCCTCTATCTGTTTCGACCACCGGTTTAATCCattctttaagaaaagcaaaaagacaaaaatctcattaaaaagagaggaagaagaaaagagtttCACTAGAAGAGTTATACAATATCAAGCTGAAAACCATAGAAATACATGTTTCAGTAACTACTCCAATAGGGTTTAAGAGTCTCTGAAAAATCTGAATGGGACAATAATTGACTTATGTCTGGCAGACTGTACATTTTTCATAAGCCAAGTCTTGAGACCAATGTGTTCAGAACAAAGTGCCACACCAGGGATGCAACACGGGATTTCACTTTTGTGGAGCTGGATGGGGCCTATCAAAAGTTAATTTGTATTAAAAGCTTTCTATAACCCTGTTCTAATTGGACATGACCTTTCCCCAGGTGAAGCAGAGTTTCAAGACTTTAGCTGGGATAATCATGATAACTGCTAATTATTTTGAGCCCAGGAAACTCCCAACACTgagcacagcagaagaaaagctctcagtatttttaatataaggCATGTTTCACTGTAACTTCAAACAACATTTAAAAGAGGAACAGCTGACAAACACCCTCTGTTAATTGGTCCTACTCCAGTACTCATACTGTATATTCAAAACCAttatctttcatttaattttcaacagaaaaaaaatagcatagagaaaaatcacaaaactTATACTGTTGCAGCTAGTTAGTTACCTTGGTATTCTTCTCCAAGTCATGGTTGGGTGAAGTAGCAAGAAGTGGAATGTGAATATTAACATTCACTGTGCAGTCCAGAGTTAGCCAGCAAGCAGACAGAGCACTCTGGTATTTCCAATCTGCTGGTTTAGCTGAACTCTAGAAGTAGAAATAAGCAATAGAGTGTCTAAATAAAACACTACACtgttcacagaaatgtttttgaaacattACTCATAATGCATAAAAACCTGCATATGACATGCAGTATAAGCTTACCTTTGGATCTTGTACATCATAGGTTCGGCAAACTATTCTTTGctacttaaagaaaaagattcagtgaaaagcaaaaaaaaccaaataagaacattttgtaattattttgtcCCTTCAGTATTAACAACTTTTGAGCTAATTTATGCTCAGAAGAAAGTTCTCACCTTTCATTAGtgtaaaaaagtagaaaaaaaattggcTGTAAACTCCAACTATCATAGTGATGTTGTCTCATCTCTTACACATACATTAAGATCAATAGGTATGCACAGGAAGAACCACCACTGCACTAATATGCCTCATGTCCTGGTTTTTCTCACCC encodes:
- the ODR4 gene encoding protein odr-4 homolog isoform X1 yields the protein MGRTYIVEEAVGQYLSDLSTKLKPYVTGLLIGQCSSQRDYVIRAVRTPPKEEQNEINVNPSKLASIDEEWVTAHASQVSRMLPGGLLVLGVFIIAAPELAKDSHNALRKLIFSVEKSVTKRRLWKPAEEEISDRAALQVCSATKKIVCRTYDVQDPKSSAKPADWKYQSALSACWLTLDCTVNVNIHIPLLATSPNHDLEKNTKNGLNRWSKQIEDSVFLINGQVKDNDTELLEGLKKLRGNIQSSTQFSDVKVLTQLSQGSNRRSTATVQVCSGSINLKGAVKCRAYIHNNKPKVKEAIQALKRDIINTLSDRCEILFEDLIINEGLGKKNFEREYRVLPQRLFVPVAGSSVMLSDYKFRDEAAGEIQERFVELLDQAVQAEDIHIAEEANTVDVCPVTDNKDDTEQKQLTKATLLLKLQQNMGVVIAAAVAVFASIFSFNYFSD
- the ODR4 gene encoding protein odr-4 homolog isoform X2; this encodes MGRTYIVEEAVGQYLSDLSTKLKPYVTGLLIGQCSSQRDYVIRAVRTPPKEEQNEINVNPSKLASIDEEWVTAHASQVSRMLPGGLLVLGVFIIAAPELAKDSHNALRKLIFSVEKSVTKRRLWKPAEEEISDRAALQVCSATKKIVCRTYDVQDPKSSAKPADWKYQSALSACWLTLDCTVNVNIHIPLLATSPNHDLEKNTKNGLNRWSKQIEDSVFLINGQVKDNDTELLEGLKKLRGNIQSSTQFSDVKVLTQLALKRDIINTLSDRCEILFEDLIINEGLGKKNFEREYRVLPQRLFVPVAGSSVMLSDYKFRDEAAGEIQERFVELLDQAVQAEDIHIAEEANTVDVCPVTDNKDDTEQKQLTKATLLLKLQQNMGVVIAAAVAVFASIFSFNYFSD